One Glycine soja cultivar W05 chromosome 2, ASM419377v2, whole genome shotgun sequence genomic region harbors:
- the LOC114394893 gene encoding 14-3-3-like protein — protein sequence MAASAPTPREEFVYMAKLAEQAERYEEMVEFMEKVSASAESEELTVEERNLLSVAYKNVIGARRASWRIISSIEQKEESRGNEDHVAVIRDYRSKIEAELSNICDGILKLLDTRLVPSAASGDSKVFYLKMKGDYHRYLAEFKTGADRKEAAESTLSAYKAAQDIANTELPPTHPIRLGLALNFSVFYYEILNSPDRACSLAKQAFDEAIAELDTLGEESYKDSTLIMQLLRDNLTLWTSDMQDDGADEIKEAAPKGDGEQN from the exons atggcAGCGAGCGCTCCCACTCCACGCGAAGAGTTCGTGTACATGGCGAAGCTGGCGGAGCAGGCCGAGCGCTACGAGGAGATGGTGGAGTTCATGGAGAAGGTCTCCGCCTCCGCCGAGAGCGAGGAGCTGACCGTGGAGGAGCGCAACCTCCTCTCCGTCGCCTACAAGAACGTAATCGGCGCTCGCCGCGCCTCCTGGCGCATCATCTCCTCCATTGAGCAGAAGGAGGAGAGCCGCGGCAACGAGGACCACGTCGCCGTCATCCGTGACTACCGCTCCAAGATCGAGGCCGAGCTCTCCAACATCTGCGACGGAATCCTCAAGCTCCTCGACACGCGCCTCGTCCCCTCCGCCGCCTCCGGCGACTCCAAGGTCTTCTACCTCAAGATGAAGGGAGACTACCACAGGTACCTCGCTGAGTTCAAGACCGGCGCCGACCGCAAGGAAGCCGCCGAGAGCACGCTCTCCGCCTACAAAGCCGCTCag GACATTGCTAACACCGAGCTGCCTCCAACTCACCCTATCAGGCTGGGTCTTGCTCTGAATTTCTctgtgttttactatgagattCTTAACTCTCCTGATCGTGCATGCAGCCTTGCAAAACAG GCTTTTGATGAGGCTATTGCTGAATTGGATACGTTGGGAGAGGAATCATACAAGGATAGCACTTTGATCATGCAACTTCTTCGTGATAACCTTACCCTCTGGACCTCTGACATGCAG GATGATGGTGCAGATGAAATTAAAGAAGCCGCACCCAAAGGTGACGGggaacaaaattaa